A segment of the Penaeus monodon isolate SGIC_2016 chromosome 38, NSTDA_Pmon_1, whole genome shotgun sequence genome:
GTAACAATTTGTAGCATATTAAAacaggggaaaggtttttttgacTTAAAAACCCTAACCTTGGGGGTCTGTATTCGTAGGACTCGAAAATGTCTGCAGCAGCAATAGCGCCAGACCGAGGAGGATGAAAATCTGAAATTTGAGTTTtgagttttgtttaaaaatagtaaatgaaagaagggaaatttTAGTATTTGATTacgaaattttataatattttatatatatatatatatatatatattatataatatatatttttgtgtgtgtgtgtgtgtgtgtggtgtgtggtgtgtggtgttaaatTCTTCAAAaggaatgtaatttttaaaagataacccCAAAAATTCACTTACCTTGTGTTTATGTTGATGTAGGGTTTCAGAACACTGATACTTGCCCTGGAAAACTGAACAATATAAACACCTGGACATCGCACAAATGGGGCAAGGTCATCAAGGACAAATTTTAATCTGTTTCTACAGTTCTGGGCGGGGCTGAGTTGATGGGTGGAGTACCATTTGTAATATTTTGGGTTGTCCGGACACATACCCCACTACAAATGTGCAACAAAAAacgtatgtacaacacacaccaacacacaccaacacacacgcacacacagccacacaaaaacacccatacacacacacaaccaacacacaaaatggCCCTATTTAAAAACATAACATTTAAAAAACGCATACATACAGCAAAgatcccccaaaacacacacttatacatgctACTTCACCTACAAAATTTAGGGAACATCACATATTTCGCATCCAAcgtgaaattaaatttaaaaaattttctttatggaGCAACAGCACgtatgataaaacaaaaaccttttagtCAGAAAAGTCCTTGCAAAAAttaaattacagaccaattttttttgtatattttctaaaaaaaactggACCCaaccggttttttatttttacaagttTCAAATTTGCTATAACACGTTTTCAGTCGGCGAAAGCCTGCCTATATCGttccataattatataaatttgttaaaaattcttatgaccaaaaaaaaaaaacacaacccaaaaaaacacacaaaaacaaacaaaaaaacaaacaaaaaaaaaaaaaaaaaaaaaaaaaaaaaaaaaaaaaaaaactatataattttttcaaaaaaaaaaaaaaatatataatatatatttaaaaaaaattttaaaaatttatatgcatattttaaataaaatttttttgcctgCCTCCTGCTTACATTCCCCTGGGGTGaggggggacaacacccctccccccagcatttccatttacattggacgttgccagagggtcattttggggggaggaggactggcaaggcccacctcccccgagccgccccattaccccagggtggctaaggggcaggagttggtacaagccagagcgtgtccacacgccagtgggccataactccgtacctctggggccttctgctgctccgagatcccccacagatttagcctgggatcgcaaggtgcccagttacccatgggtggccacgaggaggcactgcaggagacttatgcaaaagctgcaccctttttcgcactgggctagccaggggtggaagctgcaagcgagaaggcatgcaaacacttaacactatctaggctaccacaccatcgcttcacatcaccatgcacgtgtgtgtgtgtgcatttatccacacacacacaaacacacacacacacacacacacaaatatatataatataaaatatattttatatattatatatatatatatatatatatatatactatatatatatatacacacttacacacaagtatgtgtatatatgtgtatatgtatgtatgtatatgtatatatagaaatatatgtacataaatatacacatatggatactcactctctctctctctctttatatatatatattttatatatatataatatatatatagatatataattatatatatatatgtatattatatatattatatatatatgtatatatacatatatatacacatatatggatatatagatataaatatataatattatatatatatctatatatattatatatatatatattatatatatatatatatatatatatatgttgtgtgtgtgtgtgtgtgtgtgtgtgtgtgtatgtgaaatatattatatatatatatatatatatatatatatataatatatatatatatatatatatatatatatatatatatatatatatatttgtataaacacacacacacacatttatgaatacacacacacacacatatatgtgtataaattatgggtggatattttttttctagaagggGCCATATTAGTTTGCTGCTTTTctgtaattaatatacatatacattttttttttctttttaacgttaggttcatgtttgagccgccgtggtcacagaatgataattgtagttttcatgatgtaatgctcttggagtgagtacgtggtagggtccccagttcctttccacggagagtgccggtgttacctttaaggtaatcattctctctattttatccgggcttgggaccagcactgacttgggctggcttggccacctagtggctaggtaggcaatcgaggtgaagttcattgcccaagggaacaacgcgccggccggtgactcgaaccctcgaacttagattgccgtcgtgacagtcttgagtccgatactctaaccactcggccaccgcggcctatatatacatatacatacatccatatatatttatatatatatatatatatatatatatatatatatatatatatatatatatatattctaggtaTATCGCTATTTATCATCAAACGCATTTGCCATCggaattatcagtattattttatatctagtgAAGAAAGTGGATGGTCTTTTGACTGCTATAATTTTTCTCTTCACTaagcctcatatatatattcaaatatccaaacatatatacccatataactccgtgtaaatgtataaatacatacatgcacacacacacacacacacacacacacacacacacacacacacacacactcacatatgtacaaacacacacacacacacacacacacatatatatgtgtatatatatatttgcttggtGATATATACACTCACCCAcggacacatatacacagaaacacacaccacacacacgtatacatctatatgtatatatccatatataggtatgtatatacatgcatatatatatatatatatatatatatatatatatataatatatatatatatataatatattatatatgtatatatatatatatatatatattatatatatatatatatatatatatatatatatatatattatatatattatttattacggCGATAGAGCGATTTAGTAGTTGGGTTCACAtttcatatatcaaaatacattttACTGTGCAgctttattgataaatatataaataattcttcaTATTTTACAAAATTCAGAAATTAAATAAAGTGATAGTAACATAAAGTGAAGTCGAAAACGTTCCCTCATTAGGCTGAAAtatccaaattattatttttcacataCTGATCAGCTGAAGAAATGAACTATTTGGACTCGTTGGAGTCATAGAAGTATCGCGGCCTGTATTCACGGGACTCGAAGGAAGCAGACTCGTAGGAGTCGGGGAATCGAGCCTCGCCATCGTAgttgacctcagccacgtagccggagtcCGGGCCCTCCCCCGAAGTACTTTACCCGGGCTAAAGGGGGCCCTCGGGGGGTGCACGTAAATAGGATCCCCGAGTTTCTTCCCTCccgggcttttccctttttccgtagtTTTTGGCCCGGAGTTTTTCGGGGATCGACAGCCCATTGGAAGTTTACTTTTCTTCCCGGGGCTCTAGGTTTCCCCAGAGGAACGTCTCTGTATCATAAATTcaggtattttttgggggggggggggaactaaaCGTAACCCATGAAATAAATTTTTAGGAAGaaatcttggggaaaaaaattctttgtaaaattttatttttttccattcccccagATTACTTACCTGTGGTGGGCCCCCATATTTTAGGTTCCAAAAATGTCCGGGAGGGGGCAATGGCTGGGCCAGACCCAGAAGGATGAAGacctgaaataaaaattttaagaaaaaatttttgataaaggtTTGTgatatttaggaaaaaaacccGATACATCTTATGTAAAAAAATCTAACATAAATAAATTTCGGGTATACATACCCTTGGGGTTCATTTTTGAGAAGGGATTTCGAGGCCCACTATACCCCCTCTCTTTTATTGGGTGACAATATATCCCCCCTGGGGCCGGGGGCAAGCGTAGGGGGAAGGGCACCCAAAGGGCAACTCTTTTTAGGGGGTGTTTTCTGCAAATCTGAGGAAAGGGGGGGCTGATTACACCATTCAGTATAACGGGATAAGTATGGTATcaaaacagaaatttttaaaaaaagggaaaaacgagagtGAAGTGAAAAACCCAAAGCATGTATAGTGGAAACAAATATTTCAAACCAAAAGATATTTACATctttggtgtattatatatatatattttattttatatatatatatatatataattattaataaagaataaaatatttaaagaaaaaatatattttttatatacccttcatatacgtatatatatagatatatatatataaaatatattttaaaatatatgccaaaaaaaaaatttttttcatgcgtacaacatatacaatacatattttaaattacataaaataaaaatatatattaaaattaatattatatattatatattataatagtatatattgtgtggtgtgtgtgtgtgtggtgtgggtgtgggtttggggggtttgggggggggggagggataaaatacatatatatgtatattaaactatctaaactttctatctatcttctatctatctctctctcttttatattatttccatatttttattaactatatatataacactttttaatatataatattaaaattttatttatatatatataaaaatatctaaataatatataatatatatattaaaatacaataccctatatatatattttaaaatataataaaattttatatatattttaatatatatattttatatatattcccaaaaattttaaaaaaataatatatataatttatatttataatttttttaatatatattttatatatttattatatattttaatataaataacatataatttatatatataggatatataaaaatattataaaataaaatatttataatagatatatatatatataataaaatatataaattttatatatatatataaaatattacacacacacacacacacgtacatatattgtatatatattaaaaaatataatattatatatatatatatatatttttattttataatataaaatatataaaattttataattaatatattatttttaattattatacacacaaacaacacacacacacacacaccaacaccgggacacataccatacacacactcgGGCCCGAGTCGTATTCGTAACATGGTTACCTCGTTTTTTAATCAGATTGGGTGAAAAATTGCCCTGACCTTTAAAAGGGCAAGGATCAAAACCTGTTTTTTAGGCGacccaaaaacaaatatttgtttttggaaagttatatatatatattttatatatatatatatatataatattataatatataataattttataggggttttttataattttacatataaaatacttttatatgttaattttgtatattaattttggggtattttaaaatataagtgtatgttttattttatatatatataatatatatatatatatataaaatagggtatatattatttatattaattatatgtaaaaatatatttattttatatattatatattttaaaatatatatatatcaaatatatattatatatatgtgtgtgtgtgtttgtgtggtggtgttttgtgttgtgtgtgtggtgtgtggtgtggtttttgtgcgtgtgtggggtagATATATGGGttgtatataattttctatatttattctatctatctatatactatctatctatcacacagtcacacacccacacccacaatacccatacacaccaccaaacacacaccccacattttataattataaaatatatatttatttttatatataaatatatataaataaaatatatatatatatatacatatttttcgtaaatgtaaaatatacttttattaccttttattttattttatttttataaaatataatatacacgatacacaaaaacacaaaacacacacacaacaaaaaaaaaaaaaacacacacccacacacaccacacacccccaaaatggatttgaaccctttttttgggttttttttttaagttttttttttttttaaccaaattcataaataaaaaaaaaaatttttaaaaaaattaaaaaagtttgggaatttacattaaaatttaaattttacctagggaggagtttcttttttttgggggggggggggccttttaaataaatattcatgcccctgccccttttcctatctatgtgtaaatttttgccgtaattttcttttttccatttacaataatgtaaaatttaaaatttttaatcgaATGGGAAACCTTGCTGtgtaccccccccaaaattccctgcttttacaaaagaaaaagtaaatttgaaacggaaattaaaaaaacggaatttttttgtttttctaaggGTTTGGGTAAATAGGGAAATATTTAAATGCAACTGGTATTTGTTAAGAATGTGGGGttctaaatttcccccaaaataccTTATCAGACTATATGAGCAGATAAGTAATGAccttaaaatttttctaattccCCCCGGggcaaaagtgattttttttaaagactggGTGTTAaagaaggggccctttttttcccgggggaaaagggggtaatgaGGATTTTCTAGCTTTAAAGTCCTGGAAGTATATTGaaaaatcacaataaacaaaTTGGGGGAATTCTGAGTActgccaaaaaacaaaacccccaattttttgcactgagagagggaaaaaacctttgggaaatttgggttatgaaattgaattttttattttttttttggggccggggAGGTGCTGATATGCGATTTGTTctgttctttttaaataaaagggtaaaaaaataccATATTTTCCTATCAATAAAGCAAAAATTTAAAGTTTCTTTTTactaattaccaaaaaaaaaatgggttcttttaaatttcaataaaaaagggaacgattctttggttttttttgggtttttttaagaaatttttggggCCTTTTATTCTCGAGTTAGTGATCTATTACGATCGATGAAATAtactcgaaaagaaaaaaaaaaacaaagctacactacaaaatataaaaggaaaacacaaaatggcctttttggaaaaattaaaaaaaaaaaaattttattaaaaaccttttgaaaatttttccatttttgggggttaaatttgACCATGTTTTCCCTTTCGTAGGTTTATGgggtttttgattaaaaatttttcctttctcttatgtCTGAGATTAAAGCGATGGGAAAGGACTGAATTTTAAGGGGTTGTAAGTACGGGGTGACCAAAAGgtttaaatttattacatatatttgggATAATaggatttcaaaaattttattcgaaaaatttttttactgtggggaagtttattttaaatacataaataagtttTCGTGCTTTACAAAAGGGTCCTCTTAAGGAATCTACTTGGACTCGGGTTTTGGGCATAGACGTACGTGGCCTTTTATTTTGCGGGACTCAAAAAGGGAAACAGACTCGTAGGGGTCCCGGGGGAAaagagcctcgccctcgtagttgaACATCGGGCCCCGTAGGGGCCCCAAACGCCGCCACGAGATCTCACAGTCTTTTAGGCGGCCGTCGGGAGCTGCCGGGAGTAGGGTCCCTGAGTGGGCTTCAGTCAAGGGCTTCCTGGTGTCCCAAGTCGTTGCCGGGTCGTCGTTCTTTACGGCCCCTTGGAATTCGTAAATTTCCTCTCCGGACTCCTAGGGGTTTCCCCGGAGGAGCTTTTCTGTTTTTGCAACGAAGAAATGACTATAACCATCACCCATAAGAAAAGTTCAACTGAAATAAAAATGTAGTGGGGGCAAAAACATCGATGATGGCTAGCCTCCCCCATACAAGTAGGTAACACCTCCTGTGTGTAAAAAAGTCCCCAGGTCCGAAACCTGCGCCGCCCAGACAAACTTAAGATTAGGGTCATTAGGTGCCCCTTTGGCCCCTTTAACCACTGAGAGGGGACAGAAATTTGAAATTGATATCTGAAATTTCTTTATCAAATGTATTCAATTATTAAACTGACTAACCTGTGGTGGCCTGTATTCATAGGATTCAAAACTGTCTGCAGCAGCAATGGCTGCCAGACCCAGAAGGATGAAGACCTGAAATAAGAGATTTAATGATATTTAGCTAAGGTTCGTCGagaaaaagaaacttttacaaaatACATCTGAGgcataatacattacatacaaaacTATAAGGTTCACATGCCTTGGTGTTCATGTTTAAGTGTTTCAGAAGCTTCTGATACCAGCCCCTCTACTGCTGAACAATATATACTGTCGACACTGGCGCAAACGTGGCGCAAGGTCGCTCAAGGACAACGTTTTTATAAGTGTTACTGCAAGTCTGAGAGGTGCTTGATTGATTACTTGATTGACTGAATGCACACGTCTTAAGCTATGTTACTCTAATCTGTTACTGCAAATAGAAATGAACAAGAACACTCAGCTCAAATGAAACTGGAAAAAATAAGGATAGAGTtagagaaagtgagaatgaaaaggtttcacacatatatagtttCAATAAATAGATGACTAAATATACAAGCAAATTTATATAACGCAGGTATGTACTGTATACCAAAGATGTCCATGCCCAGAGTTTGTTTGATCGTTTGAGTGTCCCATGGTAACCTAGCGCGTTTCTAATTAGACTGATTAAATATTACGCAGACCCTAACCTAAAAGGGCCAAGATCATTCTTGCTTTTAGGCAAAGCCATTGGTATTGATGACTGTCttcgtgtatatatctatttatttatctatcggtctacatatataagtatatgcgcatatataaatgtgtgtgtgtgtgtgtgtttgtgtgtatacatatatatacttacatccgaatatatatatatatatatatatatatatatatatatatatatatatatatatatatatatatatatgggtgtaatgaagtttcctgggggggggggcattttctaACAGTAATATCTCGGAGAAAATTGATGAATAATCatgttaaacaaataaatgaataaaggagtACCGCAGGACAGGGACAGCAACAAAGCCCGAAATTTTTCCATTACGAGAGGAAAaactttaattaattaattaattaattaacaatttGAAGAGTTTAATACATTTTACGCCAAACTGGTGAAAGAAAATCCCTTTCTCTCACAGAGTTCTTAAAACGGTCATCCCTTTAGCCACAGCTCTGTTGCGAGGCTGGTCTCTCGGCTTTCGTTTGTAACCAAGCAAATCCAGGAACCAGCTGAAAGACGCAGGTGCTGTCCCtacatttgataaaaataaagaataaaaaacttatttcttgctaataatacaaaaataatgtccACACTTTATCAGTTACCAAAGAATGATAATTTGCTTCCAATTGCAATGAGAGGAACGATGCTTTGAGTTCAGTTTTTGGTCTAAGAAACAATGTCTGAATTCTCTGTTTCTCGAGTAATTGTGATCTATTGCACTAATGCCGCGAGGAATGTTACCAAAAGGTTAGAGAACCCCTGCATCAGGCAATATTTTAGCTACGTCGAATATTGTAGTGGTTTGATTTTTTCCCGTTTGGTGCTTGCCGCCTTGTGAGAGTGGATTTAAATCCTTGTccgggaggatatatatatatatatatatatatatatatatatatatatatatatatatatatattatatatatatatatatatatatacacacatacatatttgtatgtgtgtgtgtgtatgtatgagtacgcGCATTCACATGTGCATATGCACAGCACCGTATATTCGTACATTTTCATTGCATTTGGCCCCTGGATAAGgtttacacgcacacatgcgtTTTTACatttgagtgcgtgcgtgcacggTCAGTGAAACATACtgagagaaaaatagatttctataatacacacacttatagaggaacacacacaaaatgaggACTTATTGATTAATTTTAATATAGGCCTTTTATTTGGCGGTGTGTTCAAAATTGAGCCATACCCCTATAGCGTCTTGATTAAATATGTTCTTTGCTCTTATGTCTAAGATTTAACTATTGAAATGGATTGATTGATCGTATATTTAGGATTTCAAAATGATTTccgaaaattgtttttaatatgcaagtttatttataaatacataaataattttacatGTCTTACCATAAGGATACTCTTGAAGAATCTTTACTTGGGACTCGTTGAGAGTCATAGACATATCGTGGCCTGTATTCGCGGGACTCGAAGGAAGCAGACTCGTAGGAGTCGGGGaaacgagcctcgccctcgtagttgaCATCGGCCACGTAGCCGTCATCGCCGTCCACGACGTATCTCACAGTCTggaggcggccgtcggggagttgcacgtagtaggatccctgagtgtcttcaccgtcacgggcttcctggtgtccgaagtcgttgccggagtcgTCGTGCTTTACGGCCCATTGGAAGTCGTACTTGGCCTCTCCGGACTCGTAGGATTCCTCGGAGGAGCGTCTCTGTTTCGCAGACAGAGGAAATGACTATAACTATCGCTGATAAGAAATGTTTAGCATTAAAAAATGCTGTGGTGGGGAAACATCGGATGACGGCTAGCCTCGACATCAAAGTAGGTAGCCACCTCCTGTGTGGTAGGAACACACCAGACTAACTTAAGATTTAGAACACTAGGTGCCTTGTCCAGCTGAATCACTAAGAACACAGATTTTGAAGGTGATATCTGATATTCTTTATCAAATATATGATATTCAGTTATTAGAATTACTAACCTGTGGTGGCCTGTATTCATAGGATTCAAAACTGTCTGCAGCAGCAATGGCTGCCAGACCCAGAAGGATGAAGACCTGAAATAAGAGATTTAAGATAAGATATTTAGATAAGGCTCGACGAGAAAAAAGGACCTTTTACAAATATATCTGAGGCATAATACgttatatacaaaactataagGTTCACATGCCTTGGTGTTCATGTTTAAGTGTTTCAGAAGCTACTGATACCGGTCTATCGACTGCTGAACATTATATACTGTCGACACTTGCGCAAACGTGGCGCAAGGTCGCTCAAGGACAACGTTTTATAAGTGTTACTGCAAATCTGAGAGGAGCTTGATTGATTACAGAACTGAATTCACACGTCTTACACTATGTTACTATAACCTGCTACtataaatagaaatgaataaacacatacactcagGTCAAAttaaattgtggaaaaaaaataaggatagagttagagaaagtgagaatgaaagggTTTACACGTGAATATCTTTATTCCTGCAAATccagaagtacacacacacatatagatacaaagaCACCTAGACGTAAATATATGGCTAAACATACAAGCAATGTATATGACGGGAGACATTTACTGTATACCAAAAATGTCCATACCCTCAGTTTCTTTGTTTGATCGTTTGAGTCTGAATGTGTTCCATGGTAACCTTACGCGTttctaattatattaattaaatattacgGTGACCCTGACTTAAAAGGGCCAAGACCATTCTTGCTTTTAGGCAAAGCCATTGATATTGATACATTTTGATTGTGTGTGACTGTctgcgtgtatctatctatctatttatctatcggtctacatatataagtatatgcgcatatataaatgtgagtgtgtgtttgtgtgtatacatatatataccttacatccgaatatataatatatatataatatatatatatatatatatatatatatatatatgggtgtaatgAAGtttcctggtggggggggggcggcattTTCTAACTGTAATGTCCCGGAGTAAATTGATGAATAatcatactaaataaataaatgaataaaagagtaCCGCAGGACAGGGACagcaacaaaacccaaaattcttCCATTACGAGAGGAAAAACCTTGGAAATGAATTAACAATTTAAAGAGTCTGTTTCTCGAGTAATTGTGATCTATTGCACTAACGCCGCGAGGAATGTTACCAAAAGGTTAGAGAACCCCTGCATCAGGCAATATTTTAGCTACGTCGAATATTGTAGTGGTTTGATTTTTTCCCGTTTGGTGCTTGCCGCCTTGTGAGAGTGGATTCAAATCCTTGTCCgggaggatatatattatatatatatacatatatattctcatatttttaattttatatatattatatatacatatttacatatgtatatatatatatatatatatatatatatatatatatatatatatatatatattataaagtggaTCACTGCGTCCCTCCATCTTATATGCAaacgcgtatatgtatgtgtccatacatgtatgtctatatgatatatgtgcacacatatgtatgtatatacacatgcaaatgtttgtgtttgtgtgtatttgtgcgtgtgtgtatgtgtgtgtgtgtgtgcgtgttcatgtgcgtgtgtgtgtgttcatatgcgcATTCACATGTGCATATGAACAGCAGCATATATTCGTTCATTTTCATTGCATTTGGCCCTAGGATaaggtttacacacacacttgcgttTAAATATCTTAGTGCATGCGTGCATAGTCGATGAAAAATagtcagagaaaaaaatgtttgcaatacacacacatataagggaacacacacaaaatggggcgttcttaattaattttaatataggcCTTTTATTTGGCGGCAATGTGGGTGTGTTAAAACCCCTAAAGCGTCTTGATTAAAAATGTTCTTTGCTCTTATGTTTAGGAGTAAAGTATTGAAGTGGACTGATTGATCTTCTATTTAGGATTTCAAAATGATttccgaatttttttttaatatgcaaatttatttataaatacataaatagtttTACATGCTTTACCATAAGGATACTCTTGAAGAATCTTTACTTGGACTCGTTGGAGTCATAGACATATCGTGGCCTGTATTCGCGGGACTCGAAGGAAGCAGACTCGTAGGAGTCGGGGaaacgagcctcgccctcgtagttgaCATCGGCCACATAGCCGTCATCGCCGTCCACGACGTATCTCACAGTCTGCAGGCGGCCCGTCGGGAgttgcacgtagtagga
Coding sequences within it:
- the LOC119597022 gene encoding cuticle protein 18.6-like isoform X1, translated to MNTKVFILLGLAAIAAADSFESYEYRPPQRRSSEESYESGEAKYDFQWAVKHDDSGNDFGHQEARDGEDTQGSYYVQLPDGRLQTVRYVVDGDDGYVADVNYEGEARFPDSYESASFESREYRPRYVYDSQRVPSKDSSRVSLW
- the LOC119597022 gene encoding cuticle protein 18.6-like isoform X2, whose protein sequence is MNTKVFILLGLAAIAAADSFESYEYRPPQRRSSEESYESGEAKYDFQWAVKHDDSGNDFGHQEARDGEDTQGSYYVQLPDGRLQTVRYVVDGDDGYVADVNYEGEARFPDSYESASFESREYRPRYVYDSQRVPSKDSSRVSLW